DNA sequence from the Desulfovibrio sp. genome:
TGCCGCGCAGGCTCTGGCCTTTGACGGGCCAATGGTGATCGCCCCGGCCATGAACCCGCGCATGTGGGCCAACCCTGCCACGCAGGCCAATATTGACATTTTGCGGCAGCGCGGGGCGCACATTGTAATCCCGGCCTGCGGCGGCACGGCCTGCGGCGAACAGGGCGAGGGACGTCTTGCCCCCTTGCACGATATTTTTCTGGCGGCCCTGCGCGCGCTTTCGCCTCAGGACATGGCGGGCAAGCGCGTTATGGTCACTCTTGGCCCTACCCGCGAGGCATGGGACGGCGTGCGCTTCTGGTCCAACCCTTCCAGCGGCCTTATGGGCGCGGCGCTGGCAGTGGCTGCATGGCTGCGCGGCGCAGAGGTTACTGCCGTCTGCGGCCCCGGCGTACGCGCGCGTTTGCCGCGTGAAATCGTCCGGCACGATGTTGTGAGCGCACGCGACATGTTTCAGGCCGCCGCCGATATCTGGCCCGGCATGGACATGGGCATGTTCACTGCGGCTGTGGCGGATTTTTCGCCCCAACCCTTTGGCCCCCGCAAATTCAAAAAGGCGGACGCTCCGGACGGCCTCACTGTGGCCTTTACGCCCAACCCTGATATTTTGCGCACGCTTTCCGAGGGCCGCAAGCCAGGCCAAAAGGTGCTGGGCTTTGCCGCGGAAACCGCCGCCGACATGCAGGCCCTGCTGCCGCTGGCCCATACCAAGCTGCAAGGCAAAAAGGCCGATGTGCTGGCCGCCAACCGCATCAACGCCACAGACAGCGGCTTTGGCGCTGTCACCAATTCCATGGCTGTTGTAGACGCAACCGGGCATGAAGAAATCTGGCCCAACCAAAGCAAGGCTGATGTGGCCTGGGAACTGTGTTCATGGCTTTTGCGCTCGTAAACCCTGTCAGCGCGCTCTGGCAGCGCCGGGGGCTTACCACCCTGCTCATGCCCGAAGGCTACGATGCCTTTGCCGCCCCGCAACAGGAGGCGTCTCGTGATGCGTCCGCCAACGCTCGCAGCCAGACGCACGCTGGCCAGCCCGCGCGTGAGCGCCAGCCCTGGCAGCAACGTGGTCAGCAGCAAAGCCCGCGACCGGCAAACCCAGCGCCAAACCGTGAAACGCAAGCTCTGCGGCGGCCCCACATGCCCGCAGGGTCTGATACCGCCCAAGCTGCCGGCAGAACAGCCGCTCAGACCGAAGCCGCTCATGCCACAGAGCCGGGCAAAGCCGCCGCGTGGCTGCCCCTGCCTCCCCACGTGTGGCCCGCCCCCTGGCAGGCACGGTTGGAACAGACCCGCCCCGGCCCAATATTGTGGACATACTGGAATCTTGGCCCAGACCTCTGCGACCCGCAGACTCCGGGCCGTCTGGAACGCCGCCAGTTTTTACAGCGCCTGCTGAAAGATCTGGGGCATCCTGCGGGCACGCATACCTTCTGGCCCTCGTGCCTGCCGCCTGATCCCGCAGCATTGCCGCCTGATCCCGCAGCATTGCCGCCAGCCGGGCCGCCCATGTCGGACAATGGCTTTGCGGCCAATGCGGACGTGTTCTGGTCGGGCGCTGCCCAACTTCGCGCCAGAGGCGTGGTGGTCATGGGTTCGGCGGCAGCCAACGCCGTTGCGCTCCCCGGCGGACTGCGGCCGCCGCAGCAGATCCGCCACAGGGGCAAGCTGGTATGGGTTCTCTGGGATGTGGACAACCTGCTCCAGTTTGACCAGCGCTATGCATCCATGCTGGCCCTGCTGCGCGAAGCCCTGCGTCACATTTTGCGGTAAGCCCCGCGAACCGGGCGCGCGACATAAGAGCGCGCCGGAGCCTGCCCTTCATTGTCGCTCATGGGCGACCGAGAGGAGATTTTCTTTCCATGTTTATCGCGCTTGGACTCACCTTTCTTGGCATGGCCCTTGGCTTTCTGCTGCGCGGCCAGCCCTGGATCACCTCGCTGACACGTTGCGTCACACCCGCCATCATGCTGCTGCTTTTTGCTCTGGGCATATCCGTGGGCAGCAACGAATTGCTCATGCAGTCCCTGCCCCGGCTTGGCGGTGCTGCCCTGGCCCTCACGGTCGCGGGCATTCTGGGTTCCTTTGCCTGCGTGGCGCTGATCCGCCGATTCTTCACCAAAACGCCCACTCCCACAGGGATTTCCCCCCAACAAAAGGCGTCCGATGCTGAGGCACCCAACCATGAAGGGTAGCCTTATCATCCTGTTTTTCTTTTGCTCCGGTGCGTTGCTGGCTCGCGTGGGGCTGATACCCGCCTATCTGGTGGAGCACGACTTCACAGTCTATGCCCTGTGGCTGCTCATGCTGCTGGTGGGCATTTCCATCGGTTCAGACCGCAGACTGGGCGAGATTTTGCGCACGCTGCGTCCGCGCGTTTTGTTGCTGCCGCTGGCAACCACTGTGGGAACTTTTGCTGGCACGGCCCTCATGAGCCTGTTTCTGGCCTACAGCGTGAGCGAGTGCATGGCTGTGGGCGCGGGCTTTGCCTATTATTCGCTCTCGTCCATCTTCATTTCGCAATACAAGGGGCCGGAGCTGGGCACTATTGCGCTTATCAGCAATATTGCCCGTGAACTCATCACGTTGCTGCTCACGCCCTTGCTGGCGAAGTATTTTGGCCCGCTCATGCCTATCAGTTGCGGCGGGGCGTCTACCATGGATACGACGTTGCCTGTTATTACACGGTATTGCGGCAAGGACTGGATTTTTGTTTCCATCGTGCATGCCATGATACTTGATTTCAGCGTGCCGTTCTGGGTGATTTTCTTTTGCACCTTGTAACCAGAAAAATCCGCTCGGCGGCAAAGCCGCACTTGCTCCTCCGCCCGTGCTCGCCCTGCTGCGCGCGAGCGGGCAGCTCGGTCTACTCGCCGCCTGAACGTACCATGCCCGCCATTATTGCTGGGGGTGCGTGAGCCCGTCAGGCTGATTTACGCAAACCCGACTTTTACGGCCTGAATGCGTCAGCGCCGGGCAGGCGGCCAAACTGCGCCTGGAGGCAAAACTTCCGTGCCCGAAGGGCAACAAATACGCTCTAGCCACCGAAAACAACTGCGACCTATCATTTAAAATTGAAGTGGAACCCCGCCGCAAGGCGAAACAACTTACCAGAT
Encoded proteins:
- the coaBC gene encoding bifunctional phosphopantothenoylcysteine decarboxylase/phosphopantothenate--cysteine ligase CoaBC, producing MSESKSGLNTPFDQSTRYERKRLHLGVCGSVACYKAADLLRAWTGMGMHVSATLTPGARRFVAPLLFESLGAAPVYEDMFSPGQDVFSHLEPGQHAQALVVAPASADALFRLAHGAAGDMLAAQALAFDGPMVIAPAMNPRMWANPATQANIDILRQRGAHIVIPACGGTACGEQGEGRLAPLHDIFLAALRALSPQDMAGKRVMVTLGPTREAWDGVRFWSNPSSGLMGAALAVAAWLRGAEVTAVCGPGVRARLPREIVRHDVVSARDMFQAAADIWPGMDMGMFTAAVADFSPQPFGPRKFKKADAPDGLTVAFTPNPDILRTLSEGRKPGQKVLGFAAETAADMQALLPLAHTKLQGKKADVLAANRINATDSGFGAVTNSMAVVDATGHEEIWPNQSKADVAWELCSWLLRS
- a CDS encoding LysO family transporter; translated protein: MFIALGLTFLGMALGFLLRGQPWITSLTRCVTPAIMLLLFALGISVGSNELLMQSLPRLGGAALALTVAGILGSFACVALIRRFFTKTPTPTGISPQQKASDAEAPNHEG
- a CDS encoding lysine exporter LysO family protein; its protein translation is MKGSLIILFFFCSGALLARVGLIPAYLVEHDFTVYALWLLMLLVGISIGSDRRLGEILRTLRPRVLLLPLATTVGTFAGTALMSLFLAYSVSECMAVGAGFAYYSLSSIFISQYKGPELGTIALISNIARELITLLLTPLLAKYFGPLMPISCGGASTMDTTLPVITRYCGKDWIFVSIVHAMILDFSVPFWVIFFCTL